In the genome of Capra hircus breed San Clemente chromosome 5, ASM170441v1, whole genome shotgun sequence, one region contains:
- the MYF6 gene encoding myogenic factor 6 (The RefSeq protein has 2 substitutions compared to this genomic sequence) — translation MMMDLFETGSYFFYLDGENVTLQPLEVTEGSPLYPGSDGTLSPCQDQMPPEAGSDSSGEEHVLAPPGLQPPHCPGQCLIWASKTCKRKSAPTDRRKAATLRERRRLKKINEAFEALKRRTVANPNQRLPKVEILRSAINYIERLQDLLQRLDQQDKMQELGVDPFSYRPKQENLEGADFLRTCSSQWPSVSDHSRGLVITAKEGGTSIDSSASSSLRCLSSIVDSISSEEHKLPCVEEVVEK, via the exons ATGATGATGGACCTTTTTGAAACTGGCTCCTATTTCTTCTACTTGGACGGGGAAAATGTTACCCTGCAGCCCTTAGAAGTGGCAGAGGGCTCTCCTCTGTATCCAGGGAGTGATGGTACCCTGTCGCCCTGCCAGGACCAAATGCCCCCAGAAGCCGGGAGCGACAGCAGCGGAGAGGAACATGTCCTGGCGCCCCCAGGCCTGCAGCCTCCCCACTGCCCCGGCCAGTGTCTGATCTGGGCTTGCAAGACCTGCAAGAGAAAATCTGCCCCCACCGACCGGCGGAAGGCCGCCACCCTGCGCGAGAGGCGGCGGCTCAAGAAAATCAACGAGGCCTTCGAGGCACTGAAGCGACGGACTGTGGCCAACCCCAACCAGAGGCTGCCCAAGGTGGAGATTCTGCGGAGCGCCATTAACTACATCGAGCGGTTGCAGGACCTGCTACAGCGGCTGGATCAGCAGGACAAAATGCAGGAGTTAGGGGTGGACCCCTTCAGCTACAGACCCAAGCAGGAAAAT CTTGAGGGTGCGGATTTCCTGCGCACCTGCAGCTCCCAGTGGCCAAGTGTTTCGGATCATTCCAGGGGGCTCGTGATAACTGCCAAGGAAG GAGGGACAAGCATTGATTCATCGGCCTCGAGTAGCCTTCGATGCCTCTCTTCCATCGTGGACAGCATTTCCTCGGAGGAACACAAACTCCCCTGCGTGGAGGAGGTGGTGGAGAAGTAA
- the MYF5 gene encoding myogenic factor 5 — MDMMDGCQFSPSEYFYDGSCIPSPEGEFGDEFEPRVAAFGAHKADLQGSDEDEHVRAPTGHHQAGHCLMWACKACKRKSTTMDRRKAATMRERRRLKKVNQAFDTLKRCTTTNPNQRLPKVEILRNAIRYIESLQELLREQVENYYSLPGQNCSEPTSPTSSCSDGMPECNSPIWSRKSSSFDSVYCPDVPNVYATDKSSLSSLDCLSSIVDRITNSEQPGLPLQDPASLSPVASTDSQPATPGASSSRLIYHVL; from the exons ATGGACATGATGGACGGCTGCCAGTTCTCGCCCTCTGAGTACTTCTACGACGGCTCCTGCATCCCATCCCCCGAGGGCGAGTTCGGGGACGAGTTTGAGCCGCGAGTGGCTGCTTTCGGGGCTCACAAGGCAGACCTGCAAGGCTCAGACGAGGACGAGCACGTGCGAGCACCCACGGGCCACCACCAAGCCGGCCACTGCCTCATGTGGGCCTGCAAAGCATGCAAGAGGAAGTCCACCACCATGGATCGGCGGAAGGCGGCCACCATGCGCGAGCGGAGACGCCTGAAGAAGGTCAACCAGGCTTTCGACACGCTCAAGCGGTGCACCACGACCAACCCTAACCAGAGGCTGCCCAAGGTGGAGATCCTCAGGAATGCCATCCGCTACATTGAGAGCCTGCAGGAGCTGCTAAGGGAACAGGTGGAGAactactatagcctgccagggcaGAACTGTTCTGAGCCCACCAGCCCCACCTCAAGTTGCTCTGATGGCATG CCGGAATGTAACAGCCCTATCTGGTCCAGAAAGAGCAGCAGTTTTGACAGCGTCTACTGTCCTGATGTACCAAATG TATATGCCACGGATAAAAGCTCCTTATCCAGCTTGGATTGCTTATCCAGCATAGTGGATCGGATCACCAACTCAGAGCAACCTGGATTGCCTCTCCAGGatccagcctctctctccccagttGCCAGCACTGATTCTCAGCCTGCAACTCCAGGGGCCTCTAGTTCCAGGCTCATTTATCATGTGCTATGA